One Carya illinoinensis cultivar Pawnee chromosome 5, C.illinoinensisPawnee_v1, whole genome shotgun sequence genomic window, gtattttatgaTGGACTTTGTTATTACAAGAAACtgtatattattttaagttatgggattagtttttaaaatgaactctttttattattattattattattattataagaaactattgtattattttgattttaattggGTTGTgattaatattcttaattagGCATAATTTTACTCGGATAATTAAATAGCTCATATAGTTTTTTCACagaaaatattaaagtatttaaatatatgtttaatattaattttgcatGTTGATTttagtagtattttaattaagtctattttaGTGATGGAGTTTAAGTAATggctttgaaatattttattataatatgtactaagttgtaaatttaaaataaatgaatattaatatttattagatttcttgaaaagttgaataattATGTTAAATAGAAGAAAGTAAAtcttttttaagaatttatgTTTCCATGAATTGTTTTAATGGAGTTGAATTAGcccaagtattttaaataaattataatatgtttaattatatgatatttatgatTCAATGTTTTTGCATAAAACTTGATATGTATTAATTTAGCACAATGTTAAGACACGTTATTTCAGACAAATTTAGTGACATTTAGTACGTTGTATAGGTAACAACTACAAAGTGAGTTCAGGAAGCAGCGAGGTAAGTAATTTGATCATGAATTAGGATAATCACAGTTCAGTTGAGATATGTATTATTCAAGCCAGTTCATTGACAGCCCTTTTATGTACCATGCATGTCAATGCCAGCATATCACTCAGCACAGCTCATGATCATGACATTCAGCATCATGTTCAGATTCAGAAATTACAAGTTATGTATATCAATATGTATATCATGCATCTCATGTCGCTTAAGACATAAGCTATTTTATATCATGCATAAGATCGAAACAGTTAAATTAGATCAGTTAATTAGATGGCCAATCAATTCAGATTAGAGTGGATGTGCAAGTCATGAACTCAAGCGTGGTCTACCATAGTATGTCAGAGTACTACACAGTTGACTTCGTTTGTACTGTAGCAGGAGAAGTTAGTGCACAACCTTGCACACAGGATGAAGTATGTTGGCCAAATTAGCTTAGTTAAATTAGACCAGCCAAACATATCAAAATAATCAGTTAATTTAGATAATCAAGACACATAGCATAAGCATCAACATGATcaatcatgattttaagttctcagcatgaaatattttatgaaaaatcctTACATTTATTATGTTTACATTGTGATGAGTTTCTTACCAAGTCTTccactcattttagttttatttcattttatgttaCACTGATAGTTTTCAATAACTATATTATGATAAGCTAATTGTGGTATGTTGCCCAAGGAATTACCAGGTATATTATGTTAGAAGCTTTATCTCTTATTGGCATGTTTTCATGAACTTTACATTTTATTTGACATTATATTGTCTTAATAATGTGGAAGTTTAAACGTTGTTCTTTATTAACTCTAGTTGCAAAATTTGGGGTTATGTTAGATTGTCTAATAGTGCAAGTTTTCCATGCTAGTCGATCTAGTTTTAACAATGTAGCAACAAACTTTCTAAAGAGTGATGAAAGAAGGTACTTGCtatgtttatgtattttatagAGCCAGGTAAATGTATTTAGGTTTTTTTATTGTTCTATTTTGTGTTCTTTGAGACATAATTTTTGCAATGCATATTATTAGAAACTTATTTATAACAGTCATTACTTCTAAAAGTAATCCATAgcaaaatattttccatatttgtttATTACTAGTTTTTTTCCCTTATCCTCTCTTACTCCTCCATTTTCTCTCCCCCACTCTTCCTCATCTCTTCCTATCCCCTCTTCATCTTCTactcttctcttcctctcccttccTCCCTCTactcttcctcttctcttcctGTCTATTCATCCTCTCCTCCTTTCTACCACCTCTTCCTCCCTCCACTCTTCCTCATCTCCTCTTCTTTCCTCTTTTAATATTAAACATTTATTCCtcctaaaaatatattatttatatgttatatttttaaatattatatttttttcttcctcctctcttcTTCCTTTCCTCCTCTCCTCTCCACTCTTTATTCTCTTCTCCTCTGCTTGTCTCTTCCACATCTCTTCCTCTCCTCTTGCTCATCTCCTTCACTCATCTATTCCTTTCCTCCTCTCTTCATCCCTCCACATTCTAGTGTCCACTCTTCCTCTCCTCTTTGTGTCCTTTCCACTCTTCCCCCTCTCTTCCTCTTCCGCTCTTCCTCCCTCCTTTCTTCATCTCCTCCATTTTTCATCATTTCTTTCTCCCTTCCACTCTTCCTCCTCTAGGGGTGTTCAACTTGATCCAAATCCAGATTCCAAAAATCGGGCGATTATCCACCCAGATTAATCCGAATTCAATTCGGGTGGATAACTAGATTCAATCCAAATATCCAGATTGTAGCTTAAtatccagaatttttttttttttttgacttaaaaCCTAGATATCTGTAGTTGATGCAAAGAAACAAGAGGAGAtttaaaaagaaaggagaattcAATGGGAAACCGAGGAGGTCATCAAGTCAGTTCTCGGGGAAGGAAGAGACCTAGTCGAAGTTTCATACGTCCAACACTACCAAAAGTTTTCTACTAGCAATTGAAGCTTTCTTTTGGATTTTGACGAGGAGGGTGAGTTGGCTGGTGATGAGTTGTTAAAGCTGCTCATGATGTatgatgtatatatatgattctATGAATAAAAAGATGGCCTTAGCTTTTAGATATATAGGCACTGGAATGAAATACAAGCtttctattttgaaaaattttatatgcagttaCTTCTACGTATTTTTTTGTACACTTTATTAATGAGATTGGTTATGTATTAAGAAAAATTGATTcagccaatcacatcagtaaagTATACAGAGAGTAtgcaaaaatgactatatataatattactcttttatatttacttgATTATTTAGTGCCTGtcagagaaaaacaaagagattttTAGGGAGATTCTCTTTCTCTTCTGCTTTCTGAAGTGAAATTCCGATGAGGAGAGAATGATTGCAGAGCCTTATTTTCCGGCCGTTGCATGTAGGCTGTTTAAATAAGAAGATTGTGCAATAATATAGGCACGCCCTTTTTACCATGCTTGCCCTTCAAAAGATCTGAAAGGCCATTCAAATCCTCTCTCGATCTATCCaaatcatgatcatgatgagcCAAGGATGATGGGTATTATGATCAGCCATCCATCTCCCATCGATCACTTTTCTTCTTAATTGCTACTAATCATATGTGATTGGGACCCACTTCTCTCATGGGAACTGATCTTATCATTAGCTCCTACTCTTCCTTCCGCCAATCCAATATTATTGCATGCAGAGGCGATTACGCCCAACGCTACTGCCCATTCCCTAGCTAGCTTAAATCTCCTGCAGCTGATCCTATGTTAATTACTTCAACACTCGTCTTCttcctttacttttcaattACAGTATTACTTCTTTACCTCCTTAATTTTTGGTTGATCAGAAGCAGTAAAAAACGTCGACTACTCTACAGTACGTTACATTCTCATATATAAGTAATTGCTGATTACCTCCAAATAAACTTAATGAGTTATTGTTTGTATAAATATggcagtttctttttcttttcttttttctcggcaacttaatatttataaattgaagCAAATATTACATAGAGATCCAGAGTTTCATCAGAAAACAGTTGAAGTTTAATAAGAAACTTACTCGATTATCTAAACATATGGAAAGTGAAGCCTCAAGATTTCCAAACAtatggaaaataaattttcataggAGAGAAAATACCATTTATTGTTTCATGTAAAGACTTTCAGAATTTTTCGGACAGTCCATTGTCTTGAATATACTGgctttctaaatttttctttgcacAGTCCATAAAACTTGTCCGTcagaataataacaaatgatattaactaacataaaaaaaatatttctggaCTCCATTTAGATGTCATATTGCTTTCATTTATAACGACTAGCTCAGGGAAAAGGTTTAGATCATATCGCCCCCGAGCTTCCATCTTGAATGCATTGGGTCAATGTTCTAAAGACTCTAAACTTTTTAACATCATACGGCAGCTTGCACTCAAGAAtagatttatataatatgagtgCATGCGTATCAGTGAGTGCAtgagtgtatgtgtgtgtatttatTAGAGTATGAGGATGACATTATGAACATATATAGAGGATAAAAGGTCTCTGAAGTGAAAGAGTAAGTCATTAGTAGACTATAGTCATTACCCttcataattttgaaaaatgatgtaATGTTCTCGATGATTGTAACAATGTTTTCGTGGACAACCCCTAAAAAAATCTACGTAGCTTGTATATGAGAGCCTCGTTGTTGTGGATAACCCATGGCACTAGCTTCTTCTATTACAATGTTTTCGTGCGTGTCAGGCATCAAATTTCCATGAGATACATTGTTCTTATGATATTTTGCAATTGTCATGTGTCTTTGCAGGTTGTTTGTTGCGAGATTCCAAGGAGGTGGTGCATTCAATGTTATTGCAAGGAATGCACACAGATTTGAGGCTTGAATAAAGCTAGACAAGTAATTGGAACGTGTCTTGAAGTAATTATCATTTTGTACCTCTATACAAGCTATAGGTTGTTGCATTTTACTCCTTACCCATatttcatttatctttttaagaatatttttcatttaatcatgtGCATGATTTAAAACCTCTCACAAAAATTTGTAATGCCAATGGATCCATCACTCAAACTTACACAAAAACATTTCAAGAGATTTTCTCAAcctatacatatattatatgtgtTCAACACTTACACAtaactctttccaaaatttataagaaaatcttCGATCCAAAAATGCCATAGGTGCTTAGGCTCCATCTAAGTAGAGGAAAAGCTAAAGCTAATTTTAAGCTCCTATTCTTTTTTCTCCCCCTCTTAAAGTATGGTTCCAATGTCTACggtaacttatatatatagtatataatcaCATCTTAATCTtggaataataattattaagacTTTGCAAGTTCCATGTATCCATATTATCAATGCCATAGATCCATGATGACAATGGAGACCATGTGTAGCAGACTTTACATGTAAATTTGCATATTGTACAATTCATACAAAATAGAAAATCATACAAAATAATGTCAATCGCTAGACTTTAATTtccaagaaataaaataagagtaaCTATCTTATTTTGCTCAGTCTATCTTCGAAGTTGACTTTGGACTGCACTTAATGGCTTCATTCACAGAATCTAATTTCAGCTGCCGCTGCAGGTGGAGAATGAATGAAAGGTGGAATTCgaattgaaaaattttacttatcattcacacaccacacaccatacttgattttttaatttttaatttttttccccttagCAAATGTGTAGTgtaatggatgatgagtaaaatagttcaattagtttagctaataaaacaaaaataaaataaaattaagtgtggtgtgtgatgtaaggatgatgagtaaaattgCTCATTCAAAATTAGTTGAGTGGGAGAAGCAGGATCGAGGGAACTCCCTCTCTAAGACCACCCAATCAATAAGGACTCAAACCTCAAGACCCCACCTTTTGGAGATGGAAGAGACTTCTGTACGAGGGCAACATTGCTGAAATATGCTAGTTGGCAATATTATGGTTGTTTTGTTCCCGGAGATTCCCATATCCATCTTTGAATTTGTGAATAAAACTCACTGAGTTATAGAATGCGAATTTTCAGCTTACTTTTGGCAGTACATCTCGTCTTCTTGGAACCAATAGTAAGCATGCTGGTAGTCTTATCTCACCAAGAAAAATACTGAATTTTTCGTAGCTGAAGTTCTTGGGCACAGTCACACTCCTTTCTCAACTCTCTATGCACCCCGTTGTGGTGTTCTACTGTTGAATACCCAATTCTTAACTGTAATTTCATGCTATAGAATCAAAGGAATTCAGAAGTAAGAAGATTGTTCTGGAAGAATCTTCATATGCTTAAGCACCAAAGCTACTTTTTTCTTGAGATCATTCTCCTGAAGAAGCTGGATGAGGATCCCCTCAGACCGCTGAAATAGTGGCTCGGCGATCTGTGTATGGCTTAGAATCTTCTGGAAGAGGTCTAAGGCTTTAGCTTTGGCAGACAGGGAACCCTTCTCCAAGACTTGTAGAATGGCCACCACTCCTTGGTTGTCCACAATGGCTGCAGTAGCACGAGACAGTGTGCTATGTTCTGTCAGCAATGTTTCCAGTGCCATTAAAGCAGCTTCTGCTACACCGGACTCTGTCTCACTCAAAGTTTGTACCAGTGGCTTCACTGCATCTGCCTTGACGAGGCAGAATGTATCTTTATCTGAACAAGCTACACCATGAACAGAACATGAAATTCCATTCCCTGGTGAGGTTGAGCAACACCAAGACATGTTTGGTAGGAACTTCATGATCCCATGCACCAGGGGTGTGAAGCCCTTGGCTTGCTCTGTTGTTATGGTTCCATTAGAGAGTGATAGGCTCGTGGATTGGGATAGTTTGGCAAGTGCAATGGCTGCCCGCTGCTTGGCTAGTGAGCTGCCCCCTGAGAGAACACGAACTAGTGATGGGTACAGTTCAAGTTTGCTCACTTGCCTCTGAAGTTCAGGCTTGCTAGGATCTGTGTATCGTAAAAGTGCTGCTAGGGAATTTTCTAGTAAATATATGCCACGGCAAGCAGGTGCCGTGGTTCCATTATTTTCCTCATCAGCACTGCAAATCACCTCATGAATGGCTTTTAACGTGTCCGATTTGCGGAGTATCTCATCAATTATAAGATCATCCCTGGGAAGCTGGCTGATGATTCCAGCAGCAGTGGACCTTTCTTCAATATCTGGTGAAGAGGTGAGGATGCATGCCAAGGTCGCAATTGCTCTTTCTTTTACAGGAGAAGGTGGTAGTGGAGCCCCAGCCGGATGATCTTCAGAAATGCAGTATATGAGCTTCATTGTCCACAGTCTCACTGCGACGGGCTCGTCACTGTGAAGCAAAGAGAAGAGTTTCCCAACTGCATCCATATCTGATCGAATTAGGTTTTGAGTTGTCTCTGATTTATGGCAGAGTTCAACCAGCAGGCGTAAAAATTGGACCTTAGTTTGAGGATCAGAGTTGGCCACACCCTGCAGAAGGAGACTGACATTGTGCTTTGATTGCAGCTCCTGCAAACCCTGATATTTATCGAGTTCTAGGTGCTGACTGGCTCCAATTAGCAGAGTGAGAATCTCAGCTGCTTCTTCTTTCACATGCGGATCAGACCTGACAAATGAAATGAGACCAAGCAAATGGGGTATTGTAACAGGATCCTTCAGAAGTCTCTTTACCATCTTGGGGTACTGTACGAGCTTTTTGATAGATTTGAGACAAGCTACTTTGCATGCTGGGGCGCTTGAAGAAAGCATCTGGACTAGGTTATGTATGAATTGCCTGTTTTGTAAGTCCTTAATATTGCTCtccttgagttgcatctctatcAATGCTGCGGCCATCAATGTTCTGGTTTCTTGAGGTCCTGCAAGGAGATCTAGGTTAGCATATGATTTGCCAGTGGATATGCATCACATGATCGATAATCTGACCTTGGTTAAAGCGAGCCACAAATGGTTGGAAGTGTCCCGCTTCAGCCATCTTTACAACAAAATGTGTGTTGGACGAGAGATTCTGCAACACCTTGTTGGCATTCTGTGAGACATCCAGGTTATCGTTAGGGAGTAATGAAACAAGAAGAGGAATACAGTCTTTTGTACTTCCTATTTTTTCTGAAAGGGTTTCTCTTTTTGACAGCTCCAACAAGATTGCAATGGCAACAGGTTCTGTTCCAACTTTATATATCTGCTTCACAATGCAGCGTACAGCCCCTGATGTAACAATGGATTCCTGCAAGTTCCAAGCAACAAAGAACTCCTAAATTTAGCTTGGTGGAAGATGAGATCGAAATACGATAAGTCAATACTATTCTCAGCATTTGCTTACCCTATGATTATCACAGTATTTAGCCAAGAAGTAGAGGCATTTTAGCGTGGCCACCCCGTTTAGTATATTGTCTTTTAGTAACTCCACCAACTTTGGTATGAGTCCTTCTTCCGCGAATTTTACTGCATATGAAGGCATCTCCAGCAAACCTTGCAAATCTTCTAAGGCCTTGTTCTGTCTAGAATGGTCATTTGATGTAAGTCCAGCCAGTGCAGCTTGGAATTTTAAGTCCATGTCTCGCTGCTTCCATTCTTCAATAGAGTTTCGAAGGGAAAGGTTTGGAGTAAGGTCCAGTGATAGGAGCTCCTGTTTGCAGGTAGGGCACTTTTTCTCCCCCATTCGGAAGTGTTCCCGAATTGCTTTCCTCTCAAAGCTGTGACCACAGGAGATTGCAACTGGGTCGGTCATCATCTCCTTGCACAATGGACAGATAAATGAATCAATTGGATAATGCTGGTGGTATGAGGCAATTCTCTCATCGTCTGGTATCGTAACAATTTCTGTACTGTACAAGAACTGTATCAACTGCGACAACTGAAGTGCCTCTGCCTGCTTCTTTTGAGTTTccatctcttctttttcctgctTCAGAAGTTCCAGCTCATTTTGAACCATGGATGCATTCACATTAGCACCAACAGCTTCTGCAATCTTCTTCAGGAGCTTTACAGCATGCTCCTGATTTTTACTTTCCTGGGATATTAAATTCTCTATTTCTAAAGCAATTGCATCTGTTGCAAATGCTGCTGATTGGAACTCCATTTTGCTCAGGTTGCCCATGATCCGGGTAGCCATAGCAAGATTGATCAGCTGAAATGAAGAAATAGTGCTGGCAATATCTTTGGCCACGTCCTGCATCTGCGAAAGCATCGAGTGTGACTTTAATATGAGATGGATGTGGCTTCCGGATTTGTAATCTTTAATGATCTTGCAGGCTTTCTTCAGCTGAAAATTCAAGTTCTCTAATGCAGCTTTTGTGGATTCTGAACCCGTTGCATCAATAACTTTCTTGAAATTCAATGTACCAAGCAGGTTTTTAAGCTCAGAAATAGTCCTCAAGAATTCCTGAAAGCAATCCTTGTTAAGCACCACTTCCTTTGTTTCATTAACAAGCTCTGTTGCTTGCATTACTGCCTTGTTACATAGTTCCTGCAGCACTGCCAGAGATATATCCTCAATTCCTATATTGAAGCTCATCGAATTATCGGAATTTGCAGAAATTTTAAAGTCCGTTTCAGGTATCTCGGTCTCCCTATTGGGTCAGTCAATTCTGCCAACACAGCCTGTCAACTTGAATGGCATCCGGTCCTGCATATcctcaaattaaagaaaaaaaattaggattTGGTATTCACTATACCAAATTCGACTACACCAAATTAACCATTATGAGATGCAAATTATTTCAAGTATCTATATGAAGGTGTCATTGCTAATATGTTGGGATTCGCCAGAAAATCTGGCAAGAGATCACGTTCGACTGGAATTGGGCAAGTAAATTAGTCATATTCCTAGAGGAAAGATGTTGCCTCACCATTAAGTGATCGCTTCTAAGAGAAGATTGCAAGAAACCATTTTGCTTAGAATTTCAGTCGCCCTTTCAACTTTAGCAGTTGCTTAAATAAACTGGAGTCGAGTCTACACAACTATATCTTcaggaggggaaaaaaaaacttgaaaaaaataccaggcaaaacagagagagaaagagaagctCAAGTTTTTTTTTCACCTGTATAGCTGATTCTTAAGCCTAATTTGTGGAGAATTACTGCAAAAATTCCCTCTTGGTTGTCTCTCCAGCCGATATGGTgacggctctctctctctctgtgtgggGTGTTGGAGTTTATATTGTTATCAATCGTCGGAAAAAGGAGATTTTTGACAGCAGTTGTGTCATGCTGGGTTCGAATGAGGCAAAAATTCTTGATGGTGAGATGCAGATGTTGACAAAAACTATGCAATTATAATGAGTCAGATGCAGACTCCATCCATTTTACAAACTGAAATACCAGGGCATtggtttttatgtt contains:
- the LOC122309957 gene encoding U-box domain-containing protein 44-like, whose translation is MSFNIGIEDISLAVLQELCNKAVMQATELVNETKEVVLNKDCFQEFLRTISELKNLLGTLNFKKVIDATGSESTKAALENLNFQLKKACKIIKDYKSGSHIHLILKSHSMLSQMQDVAKDIASTISSFQLINLAMATRIMGNLSKMEFQSAAFATDAIALEIENLISQESKNQEHAVKLLKKIAEAVGANVNASMVQNELELLKQEKEEMETQKKQAEALQLSQLIQFLYSTEIVTIPDDERIASYHQHYPIDSFICPLCKEMMTDPVAISCGHSFERKAIREHFRMGEKKCPTCKQELLSLDLTPNLSLRNSIEEWKQRDMDLKFQAALAGLTSNDHSRQNKALEDLQGLLEMPSYAVKFAEEGLIPKLVELLKDNILNGVATLKCLYFLAKYCDNHRESIVTSGAVRCIVKQIYKVGTEPVAIAILLELSKRETLSEKIGSTKDCIPLLVSLLPNDNLDVSQNANKVLQNLSSNTHFVVKMAEAGHFQPFVARFNQGPQETRTLMAAALIEMQLKESNIKDLQNRQFIHNLVQMLSSSAPACKVACLKSIKKLVQYPKMVKRLLKDPVTIPHLLGLISFVRSDPHVKEEAAEILTLLIGASQHLELDKYQGLQELQSKHNVSLLLQGVANSDPQTKVQFLRLLVELCHKSETTQNLIRSDMDAVGKLFSLLHSDEPVAVRLWTMKLIYCISEDHPAGAPLPPSPVKERAIATLACILTSSPDIEERSTAAGIISQLPRDDLIIDEILRKSDTLKAIHEVICSADEENNGTTAPACRGIYLLENSLAALLRYTDPSKPELQRQVSKLELYPSLVRVLSGGSSLAKQRAAIALAKLSQSTSLSLSNGTITTEQAKGFTPLVHGIMKFLPNMSWCCSTSPGNGISCSVHGVACSDKDTFCLVKADAVKPLVQTLSETESGVAEAALMALETLLTEHSTLSRATAAIVDNQGVVAILQVLEKGSLSAKAKALDLFQKILSHTQIAEPLFQRSEGILIQLLQENDLKKKVALVLKHMKILPEQSSYF